A single genomic interval of Candidatus Kaelpia imicola harbors:
- the def gene encoding peptide deformylase — protein sequence MIEILSGSFIGMVILDICKVPNSVLRAECSPLGSLTLSDRELFKNMEYTMRESGGIGLAAPQVGVEKMMFVALDEKGKVFKVVNPVIVKSWGSDTMAEGCLSIPDETVEVRRNYRVIVEGVDENNKALKLKAEGLFARILQHEIDHLKGRLITDYRRRA from the coding sequence GTGATTGAGATATTAAGCGGGAGTTTTATAGGAATGGTAATTCTCGATATCTGTAAGGTTCCGAATTCTGTTTTAAGGGCAGAGTGCTCTCCGCTAGGCAGTCTTACTCTGTCTGATAGAGAACTTTTTAAGAATATGGAATATACAATGCGTGAATCAGGCGGTATCGGACTTGCTGCTCCTCAGGTAGGAGTAGAGAAGATGATGTTTGTTGCCCTGGATGAGAAAGGTAAGGTTTTTAAGGTTGTTAACCCTGTCATAGTTAAATCCTGGGGGTCTGATACCATGGCTGAAGGATGCCTCAGTATCCCGGATGAAACAGTAGAGGTCCGGCGTAATTACAGGGTTATCGTTGAAGGTGTTGACGAGAATAATAAAGCGCTGAAGCTAAAAGCGGAAGGGCTCTTTGCCCGTATTCTGCAGCATGAGATTGACCATCTTAAAGGCAGGCTTATAACAGATTACAGGAGGAGAGCTTAG
- a CDS encoding zinc ribbon domain-containing protein, with product MPTYEYECKKCGIKFDKFQNMSDRPLSKCPECDGEVKRLIGRGAGIIFKGSGFYATDHRKPEPKRCGEDESCSTPPCSTNGEDKR from the coding sequence ATGCCTACCTATGAGTATGAGTGTAAAAAATGCGGTATTAAATTTGATAAATTTCAAAATATGAGTGACAGACCGCTCTCTAAATGTCCGGAGTGCGATGGAGAAGTAAAAAGGTTGATAGGTAGAGGCGCGGGAATTATATTTAAAGGCAGCGGTTTCTATGCAACGGACCATAGGAAGCCCGAGCCGAAGAGATGCGGTGAGGATGAGAGCTGTAGTACTCCGCCCTGCTCAACTAATGGCGAAGATAAGAGATAG
- a CDS encoding prepilin-type N-terminal cleavage/methylation domain-containing protein — protein MVKFKNRGFTLVELIMVIVIIVILAAIAIPKFTDINNDAKNSADEYTIRRLKAVALLLYLKSQTEGTPAWPTGSEVDEQVPNMEMTTSFEADKWRYNDTGDTVIFYCKHGSAGSAVGRRWWTYYRVDADGYTAGRFVEGGASVNH, from the coding sequence ATGGTTAAATTCAAGAATAGAGGTTTTACCTTAGTAGAGCTTATAATGGTGATTGTCATTATAGTTATTCTTGCAGCTATAGCTATACCAAAGTTTACAGATATTAATAATGATGCTAAGAACTCAGCGGATGAGTATACCATAAGGAGACTTAAAGCTGTTGCCTTACTGCTCTATCTTAAGAGCCAGACTGAAGGTACTCCTGCCTGGCCTACCGGGAGTGAGGTAGATGAACAGGTACCGAATATGGAGATGACGACTAGTTTTGAAGCTGATAAATGGCGTTACAATGATACGGGAGATACAGTAATATTCTATTGTAAACATGGTTCTGCGGGAAGTGCAGTTGGCAGGCGTTGGTGGACCTATTATCGGGTTGATGCTGATGGTTATACAGCAGGGCGGTTTGTTGAAGGGGGCGCTTCGGTAAACCATTAG
- a CDS encoding aspartate 1-decarboxylase: MRLREFLKSKINRAVITEKRLKYLGSIGVDSDILKRAGILGDEKVHVLNYNNGMRFQTYVIEEEAGSDKVVLYGPAARSGEVGDEVCILSYCLLSDDEITGNKPIVVDLGENS, translated from the coding sequence ATGAGATTAAGAGAGTTTTTAAAATCCAAGATTAATCGGGCTGTTATAACTGAGAAGAGATTAAAGTATCTAGGCAGTATAGGGGTAGATTCAGATATTTTAAAGAGGGCTGGAATTTTGGGAGATGAGAAAGTTCATGTCTTAAATTACAATAACGGGATGCGTTTCCAGACCTATGTGATCGAAGAAGAGGCTGGTTCGGATAAGGTTGTTCTCTATGGACCGGCTGCAAGATCTGGTGAGGTTGGAGATGAGGTCTGCATACTCTCTTACTGTTTGCTCTCTGATGATGAAATAACTGGGAATAAGCCCATTGTAGTAGATCTAGGAGAAAATAGTTAA
- a CDS encoding 5-formyltetrahydrofolate cyclo-ligase, producing MNNKDKIREEMFSKLKSMDKEEKERRNLGIRERLFLNPKFQKANIIMSYVSKSYEVDTWMIIEKSLEMGKKIAVPYVLKGDRLILPSLVLDCKELTEGPYGVYQPHHDNIRRVDLSRLDLLLIPGIAFDRAGNRLGHGKGYYDRFLKKTPYTYSLGLSYEFQVIDCLPISEFDRPVSSLIYA from the coding sequence GTGAATAATAAAGATAAGATAAGAGAAGAGATGTTTTCTAAATTAAAGAGCATGGATAAAGAAGAGAAAGAAAGGAGGAATCTAGGAATAAGAGAGAGACTCTTTTTAAATCCTAAGTTTCAAAAAGCAAATATAATAATGAGCTATGTCTCTAAATCATACGAGGTTGATACTTGGATGATAATTGAAAAGTCTTTGGAGATGGGTAAAAAAATAGCTGTACCATACGTATTGAAAGGCGATAGGCTGATATTACCTTCTTTGGTTCTGGATTGTAAAGAGCTTACCGAAGGGCCTTATGGAGTCTATCAGCCGCATCATGATAATATAAGAAGAGTTGATTTGAGCCGACTCGATCTTCTGCTTATTCCGGGTATTGCTTTTGATAGAGCGGGCAACCGTCTGGGGCATGGTAAGGGGTATTACGACAGGTTCCTGAAGAAGACCCCTTATACGTATAGTCTGGGATTGAGTTATGAGTTTCAAGTCATAGATTGTCTACCCATCTCTGAGTTTGACCGTCCAGTATCATCCCTGATTTATGCTTAG
- the rny gene encoding ribonuclease Y: MKIALQLIGYVTILVAAGILGYLSRVFFAKKNVKTAEFQAKDIINKARESVEDSKKKSELESKEMLYKLRSDFEKETKERRQELTEFERRLLQKEGNIERKFDLLDQKERDIVKQYEDISKTKEYFKKREGELNDLIMEEKFRLQQISGMSPEEAKQQLLKRMETEIQNEANLLLKQIEEDTRAKADEKAREIISQAVQRCAIEHTTESTVAVVNLPNDEMKGRIIGREGRNIRSFEMVTGVDVIIDDTPEAVSLSCFDPYRREIARVAMDKLVEDGRIHPARIEEIIEKIKKEMEKKTKEEGESVALDLGVHNLHPEIVRLLGKLKYRTSYGQNVLQHSKETAYLMGVMANELGLNFTLARRVGLLHDIGKAIDQDQEGTHTQIGADLAKKYGENEIIVNSIAAHHEDVEQHSVYAVLVQAADAVSGARPGARRETLESYIKRLEKLEGIANSFKGVDRSFAIQAGREIRITVYPDKIDDSNSYLLARDIKGKIEEELEYPGQIKVVVIRETRAVDYAK, translated from the coding sequence ATGAAAATAGCTTTACAATTAATAGGATATGTAACAATTCTTGTTGCAGCTGGAATCCTCGGGTATCTTTCGAGGGTGTTCTTTGCGAAGAAGAATGTAAAGACAGCTGAATTCCAGGCTAAAGATATAATCAATAAGGCCCGGGAATCGGTTGAAGATAGCAAGAAGAAGTCAGAACTAGAGTCTAAAGAGATGCTCTATAAATTACGCTCTGATTTCGAGAAAGAGACAAAAGAGAGGCGTCAGGAACTCACTGAGTTTGAACGCAGACTACTTCAGAAAGAGGGGAATATAGAGCGTAAGTTTGATCTTTTGGATCAGAAAGAGAGAGATATAGTCAAGCAGTATGAAGATATCAGCAAGACAAAAGAGTATTTTAAAAAACGCGAAGGCGAATTAAACGATCTTATCATGGAGGAGAAGTTTAGATTACAGCAGATATCAGGCATGTCGCCTGAAGAGGCCAAACAGCAGCTGCTTAAACGCATGGAGACAGAGATTCAGAATGAAGCCAACCTGCTTTTGAAGCAGATAGAGGAGGATACGCGCGCTAAGGCCGATGAGAAGGCAAGAGAGATAATATCTCAAGCCGTTCAGAGATGTGCTATAGAGCATACCACAGAGTCTACTGTTGCGGTTGTAAACCTTCCCAATGATGAGATGAAGGGAAGAATTATAGGCCGGGAGGGAAGGAATATTCGTTCTTTTGAGATGGTAACAGGTGTAGATGTAATAATAGACGATACGCCTGAAGCGGTGTCTCTGTCCTGTTTCGATCCTTACAGGCGTGAGATTGCCAGAGTTGCTATGGATAAACTTGTTGAAGATGGAAGAATTCATCCGGCCAGAATCGAAGAGATAATTGAGAAGATAAAGAAGGAGATGGAGAAGAAGACAAAGGAAGAGGGGGAGTCTGTGGCTCTGGACCTGGGTGTTCATAATCTCCATCCTGAGATAGTAAGGCTTTTGGGAAAACTTAAATACAGGACAAGCTACGGTCAGAACGTACTTCAGCACTCTAAAGAGACTGCCTATCTTATGGGTGTTATGGCAAATGAATTGGGTTTGAACTTCACCCTGGCAAGGCGTGTCGGTTTACTCCATGATATAGGTAAGGCGATAGACCAGGATCAGGAAGGTACCCATACACAGATTGGCGCTGATCTGGCTAAGAAGTATGGAGAGAATGAGATAATCGTTAACTCTATTGCTGCCCACCATGAAGATGTAGAGCAGCATAGTGTATATGCTGTGCTTGTTCAAGCTGCCGATGCTGTAAGCGGAGCAAGGCCTGGAGCAAGGCGCGAGACTCTGGAGAGTTATATTAAGAGGCTGGAGAAGCTTGAAGGTATTGCCAACTCATTTAAAGGGGTTGATAGGTCATTTGCTATTCAGGCTGGACGTGAGATAAGAATCACAGTCTATCCGGATAAGATAGATGACAGCAACTCTTATCTTCTTGCCAGAGATATAAAAGGAAAGATTGAAGAGGAGCTTGAATATCCAGGGCAGATAAAGGTAGTCGTTATTCGTGAAACAAGAGCGGTTGATTATGCTAAATAG